DNA from Hippoglossus hippoglossus isolate fHipHip1 chromosome 13, fHipHip1.pri, whole genome shotgun sequence:
TCAGCAAATCATCTGTTTATCCCGAGGAATAGCCTCAAGCACGGAGGCAAGGTTTACACTGCTTTATTCTCAGGAAGACAGAAGCCTGTTGAAACTGGCACAATCTTATCTAGACTCTgaaacaaggggaaaaaaatcaaacactcTAAGCTGTGAAAGAAACTATAAAAGTAgacaggttttcttttctgctttaGGGATAAAAATCTGTGCAGATCGAGGTGTCCTCtaagagagaagaagatgaaagagCGAATGTCGTTTCAGCCAGTCGCTCATAGATCTGACTTTATTGTGCAGCGTgtgcttgtgagtgtgtgtttgttcgtcATACACAATGATGAGTCGTAGAACTCCTCAGATTAAGAGTGTGTTTGAAGAGACAGAATAAAACTAAGGACACAGCAGCACTGCTTTACACACTGTCATAGAAGAGGCTTTTAGTTCTGGTTGTGTTCAGTCAGGGACAATGATATAAATCTCACTGAGCAGtgactgtgatttaaaaatggCTGAACACGCTGatgattttatgttgttttttttctgcagtctTCTTTTATTCTGAGTTACTCCATTAATAACAAgatgtctgtttctgttgttttgttgcagtgAGGGTGTGTTCAAGTGTCCAGAGGATCAGCTACCGCTGGACTATGCCAAGGTAAGATATTACACCCAGCATACTGATGTTATGTAACTGTTcacaccatccatccatcgatccatccatcatccatccatccatacaatCACAGACTTATTTATGTAACACTCGTCTACATCCATGCTAATGGCTCTATGACGCCCAGCTaagctttgagctaaatgctaatatcAACATGCTAACATACTTAAAGTGGCAATACCATCATGCTGGTGTATAGCAGGTACCATGTTCACTATGTTAGTTTAGCCTTTTAGCATGCTAGCAATGTTTTAATTAGCACTGAACACTAAAGCTGTGTCCCAAATCAGGGGCCCCATACTTTGTCGGCTGTATTCGTAGACCGATTGGAGGATGCAGGATGCTGCCgttgaattgagacacagcttatgTAGCCTATAGATGAGGGTGATGAGAGTGGGGCTAGACAAGAAGTCCCTGGACCAACAGAGCAATGTTGCCATCCCTACAATCCAGACAAGAGCTAGAAATGctaaaataattgaaataccatcaaaacctaaaacaaacaagcaatGAGGAGTATAAAACCAAAACTGGttcaaacacttttaaaattgGAGTCaaatcttcataataaatgttgcaaaataaaattaaaactgtGCAAACGATGTAAATCAGAGGAGGCAGCACAAAGAGCTACATAGAGATAATCCTGCAACATTAGATTAAGACATAGTTGGGATTTCATGAGCAAAAACTATTTTTGGGATAGTGACTTTGaatttacaattttacaatAAAACTCAGCATTTAATGTCATTAGCTTAAGCCAGCATTAGCCATTGAGCTGTGAACACATTAACCCAGGGATTCATCAGGATCAGCGGGGCAGCAGCACAGGTCTGCATGCTGCGCTGCAAGCGATGAAGGCGCCTATAATAGCAGGGATGCTCCACAGGAAAGGATGTGCTCATGGCACACCTGTCGGACGTTGTTATTTACCAAGGCCCTCACAGGCTCCAAGTCGCCTGCAAATTACCCCTCGCTGGTGGTCTTCTGTCAGGGTTATTATACTGCTCACAGCAAACTGTCCTTccaaaacatgcacaaacacaacctaGCTCAAACAGAAGAAGTGTGTTGTGGTAATTAAAGGATTGTACTGCTGGTGTGGTAGTAGCAGTGTGGGACTAACACAGGCTAAAGCAGACAGAATAAACCCCCCCAAGTTAGAGCTCCAAAGAGCTTAACCCCCCCTGTTCTGGCTACGACTAAGTTATTAAAAGGTCATTATTGCAGTCTCCCTGCAGACTCCAAGACTGGAACAATGAGTGAGTGTTTCAGTTTGCTTTAGAGgattttcctcctccctctgtttctcctcaaAGAATGTGATTATGGCAGCGAGATGGCATCAGCTCTTACTGTATATGTGGCATGCAACAGAAGCCAAGCATGCGTTTTAATGGTAGAGATATATGTGCTTTACTTAAGAGCATTAGAGCATATGTAGAGCATATTTAAGTAGTTTTATGCACTTATTTGCTCTATGTCCTAACAGCAGCTGCAAACTATGATTAATGGAAGTATTTAATTGTAGAAGATTTTCCAAATGCACATTAATTTGCTGGTGACGCCTCCCGTGTGCCGCCGCAGAGACACACGTGAGCGCAGGCAAGCAGCTTCTGAGCTGTTATTTGCTCAGAGGGCTGTTTTGGCATTTGGAGGAAGTGGCTTTTCTTGTTTGACTACAGTGCTCTGCTCATGTGACAGCAGCTCTGGATGGAGACGCCACGCAGAGCTATAAATCCTCAGGACAGCGGACTGGAGGGGAGGATTTGGGGGGTTTGGGCAGAAAACTGACTCATCCCCATCGCTCAGTGGCcgaggaaaaataaatatttttcctCCGCTCGCTCTCTCAAAGGTCCCATAAGCGCATAACCCAAGTCATTATCACTGCAATGACATTCTGTTCTCAATATGTTAAATTGTTGAGCGATAGTTCAATGTTTTGGAAAATATGctaatttgcttttttttcaagATACACCAATGAATACGATCTCAACAAATCCCTTGAAAATATAATAACCAACAATTTGTTAGTCCGTGTGACTTTCCTACTGTCCAACTGaagattgaaaaatatttattttcatctttttaatgTTGAATAATTTCCTGAAACAGCTTTGAACTACAGTTTTCTATTAAACTTGAGCCAAATAAGAGTAAATTGTGAATTTCTTTGGGAACTACTTTCAGCTGTGGATTAATATGTGGGGTTGACTCAAAATAAATTACAGTCACCGTGTTTATTATAATGAAGGAATCAATACAGCACAGGTTTTAAAGGAGAGTCTGTTTAATATCAGATATCAGCTGTATCAGGCTTTGGATACACAGGAAATACTTATTAATACATATTAATAGGATCATTTCATTATCGGTTTTGGCCTGTTAATGAGATTTGgtaacaataacacaaaattaAGGATATTTCCAACCTAATCCTTAAAACAATTCACAACAGTGAGGTTTACAAACTGCTGATGTTTCATGGTTGGATCACATactctgtcagtgtgtggttTACATATAAGATAAACCATGTAGCATTTAAGTGTATGTCAACTTCTTTAAAACTGTTTCTGTTAAACATTTATACATGTCTGTGCTGTATGAAGGTGCCATGTTAGAGTCTTCCAGCAAGACCTGGTCAGCTGATCTATCACCTTGTGCGTAATTGACGGGATCATCTCCCACACTGACCtcatcctgctcttcctccGCAGATCTACCCGGATCCAGAGCTGGAGCAGCAGATCCTGGCTCTGCCCATCCGCTGCATCCACAGTGAGGAAGGCTGCCGCTGGACCGGCCAGATGAAGCAACTGCAGGTGAGAATCTTCTATGTCCTCTctcgttgttttgttttttttgcctcgtCAAACGCTCTGatctgctgcctcctccctcacctcctctcaccttgTTGTTTTCTGGCAACAGCCTGGCACAGCGCCTAacatgtggttgtgtgtttgtgctttgtcGTTTGTCTCTCCCTCAGGCCCACTTCACCACCTGCGCCTTCAATGTGATTCCCTGCCCCAATCGCTGCTCTGTCAAGCTGACGCGCCGCGACCTGCCCGACCACCTGCAGCACGACTGCCCCAAGCGCAAGGTCAAGTGCGAGTTCTGCGGCAGCGAGTTTACCGGTGAAGCCTACGAGGTAAACACCTACTCcacctgtttttttctttttattcccgTTGGGTCTCAGCAGGAGCTTGACGTACATAACCGAGAGTGACGCCTCATCATTTCCGTGCTTATATGAAAGCTGCCTTTgtgaaaaacagcaggaaggTCTAATGCACGTGTGTCAGTGCTTTCAGAGTGTTGGCCTATTTTGAAATAGAACATGTTGACAGAAGGAAAGAAGCTTTGACTGGCTCTTTCATACTGAATGTGTTTTCCTCAGTCTCCTCACGAACCCTTCAGTCATTTTTACCAACCTGGCCCTGCTCTGTTTACTCTGGCCCTCGTGGTCTCCCTCTACACACACTTACAGGGCATTAATCCACCTTTTGGCTTTCACACTGGAAATTCAcgttaatgtttttcattcagatcCATTATCTCATGAATCAATCTTTATTTAGTCTAtagagtaaaagaaaaatgtcgACCTTAACGTTTTCCTTCcacaaaacccaaagataatataaaacatgaaaaaggaaacaaattgCCGCATTGAATAGTTAGtggctttgaaaaaaaacatgactttcatcattaataaaaaattaaaCTAGAAAAGGGGCCTGATTTAAATCTGTTGATCAGTTTATCAAGTAATTCTTTCAGCAGTTTTGACACCAATAATAAAGTGACACTCCTGTCGATACTTTGTCTTAAGAAAATCAgatgaacaaattaaaaatacaaaatcaaaataaatagttttagtTGTTTCaacaataaatatgattatGAACATTTTAAGAGCAGTGGTACGTATCATTTCCTTTGCCATGCTAGTTTCCTGTTTgtcgatttaaaaaaaactttctcgACAAATTTTTTATAAGGAATACAGATTGTTTACAGTTTTGTTGATTTTCGAAGAACTTTATATTTTGTTAGAAAATTCAGTTTTGCACCATGAAAGCTGAATAATTAACACTACATTAGTCTAAACAGCCGCTGTATGGATAGTATTTATTTCTCCAAATCTTAatcacttctcttttctttcccagaACCACCAGGGTGTGTGTCCTCAGGAGAGCGTTTACTGTGAGAACAAGTGTGGGGCGAGGATGATGCGTCGTCTGCTGTCCCAACACAGCCTGGCCGAGTGTCCCAAACGCACGCAGCCCTGCAAGTACTGTGGCAAGGagtttgtctttgacacaaTCCAGGTCAGTTTCACACAGTTTTACAATCAGAAACTTTTTTTACCCAAACGATTTCACAGATTCTTCACAGTCTTATAAGTGAAATAACTTGGTTGTAATTCCCATGATTCATGGTGTCTCTGTCCTGTGGCAGCTGGATGTTAGTGTGAGCTGGTGCTCTGCTGTCTGTGCGTTTATGTGTGAGCTCACATCTGCCTCTGCACACATCTGGCCAGAGGCTGAGCACTCAGTGTCACTTCCCCCTCCCTCACATTTAAAGATGCCAAGATATAATAACTGGGTCTTGGAAGTAGTGTTTTTAGCACGTCATTGTATTAGTTTTATTGAAGCAGTTTTTGTCACAGTCTAGTACAGTGTAGGGCTGTATTTTTAGTTAGAGCTGCAGCGGTTTgtcaattaattgattagttgGTCATTAGATAGTGAACATtcatttaagtaatttttttcaAGCAAAGTTGCAGCACCGAATATCACATTTATGGAGGCAACCTTTTGTATAGAGAAACCGGGATGGATATTTTCCATTGATTTACAGCCCAaatgattcatttattaatcAAGATGAGTTGAATATTGATtcatctgctgattattttctcgaTTAATCATTTCAACATCAGAAAATAGATTAGAAAATAGGCCATTGCAATCTCCCGGGAGGTGACCTCTTCAGATTGCTTTCTTTGTTCAGCCAGTAATCTAAAACACTCACAGCTTCTCGGTTTACTTTAAAAATGGCAAGgagccaatcatttcattagAGAagcaagaattaaaaaaattctgttttGAGTGTTTAATTTTATAATCAGGTTTTGAATGTGTTATTGGCAGCAATGTGGCTTCATGCTGCACGATCAgctgttttctatttttcattttcataccACATGCTTTTTTGAACTTTCTAAATTTCCCGCCGTCACTTAAACAATGTCCCTGATTCCTCCACAGAACCACCAGTACCACTGCCCTCGGTTTCCTGTCCAGTGCCCAAACCAGTGCGGGACACCCAACATCGCCCGAGAGGACCTGGCCAATCACGTGAAGGACAACTGCGGCAGTGCACTCGTCCTCTGCCCCTTCAAAGACGCCGGCTGCAAACACAGGGTAAAACTGATCTACATTATTTAACCTCAGGGGATCATTTCTGCCTCTGGACGAAGTTTCATGTTAACGCTACTGTTGATAAATGCTAATCAACTGCCAGgcctgtttgtctttgttgtttacGGACATTTTTCCCCTTATATTTCCTTCATATCCTTGGCTCACTGTTTCCAGAGTAATGGTTCTCCTTtctctttaaaacacacagcgCTCTGCCTGTAGGGTCTCTTTTAATGAGAGCAACACTTCTGTAGTCTGACTGCACATTTCCGTCTCTATTTTTGAAGCTGACGtcaatttgtgaaaatgtggaCACGCTCGAGGAAGAGCGGCAGatcattctgtgttttcagctcGGCGCTCTGTTAAGGATTACAAAGCATCTGGAAAGCTTGACGTATAACATTTACAGATGGTACAGACATGTTTCTTTAACAGCAGCCTCATCAAGAAATACAATGATGCACGTGTCCACATCTTCATCATGTTCAGAGGACAGCAGATTCCTAAATAGATGCAGTATTCAGCTGTTTACTGTATATTACAGATATCAAGAAATACAAGTACATttatacaaatcaaatcaaaatatcACATCATAgatacactgaaaacacactaaTTAGCCTGATTTCTCATTTTGTAATTTTGACAAAATGTTATCATATAGTTTATCTTCTCCGTTTTAACAGTTTCTACATAatctctctgctgttttcctgcagtgCCCCAAACTGGCCATCGGTCGTCATCTGGAAGACACCACTAAGTCTCACCTGACTATGATGTGTAACCTGGTGGGTCGCCAGCGGCAGGAGATCCTGGAGCTGCGaagggagatggaggagctTTCCGTCAGTCACGATGGCGTCCTCATCTGGAAACTCAACGACTACACACGCAAGCTCCAGGAGGCCAAACTCCGAAGCAACCATGAGTTCTTCAGCCCGCCCTTCTACACTCACCGTTACGGCTACAAGCTGCAGGTGTCTGCGTTCCTGAACGGTAACGGCAGCGGCGAGGGCTCCCACCTCTCCGTCTACATCCGCGTGCTGCCCGGAGAGTACGACAGCCTGCTGGAGTGGCCCTTCTCCTACAAGGTGACTTTCTCCATCATGGACCAGAGCGACCCGTCGCTCTCCAAACCCCAGCACATCACCGAGACCTTCAACCCTGACCCCAACTGGAAGAACTTCCAGAAACCCAGCAGCACCCGCAACTCGCTGGACGAGAGCACCCTGGGCTTCGGCTACCCCAAGTTTATCTCGCACGAAGAGATCAAGAAGAGGAACTACGTCCGAGACAACTGCATCTTCGTCAAGGCTTCGATAGAGATCCCCCAGAAGATAATGGCTTAAGATCTGacctttgttttttctttgtatgaAGGAGGAAGACAGGTTAAAGACTGGAACTGACACTTAACCTTGAAATCTTCTACACACTCACCCTTTAGATACTTTCTGCCCTTACAGCCTCTCTACCACTGAGCTTGACGCAAGTCTGTTTGGCCATGTGAGCTGACTCAGAGGACTTCGATGTATCACAGAGGATAAAGTGTTTGGTCTGCAGAACCATCACTCtctgctttccttttttttattgttttttcttttatctgtttgCTGACCTTTTATCACAGTCTACAACACAAAGCCTTGGAAATCAAACAGTGCCTAGAGAGTTTATCTTAagttatatttttgttgttatttctgcAGTACAGATGTTAAAGattatggagaaaaaaaagatataaattaAGGGTGATCGGCTTCACTGAGCCTCAGCACTTAGAATAGTGAGAAAGTCCGAGGCTGGCTAGAGACGTCCTGTTTTATCTGGAGTGATGTAAAGAGGGAGCTCAGCAGACTCATGCTCAAGTCCAACTGCCTTTTGTTTACATGCTCGTACAGTATCCTCCCACTgatcctaacacacacacagcccttgGTAAAGACGACTCGTGAGGTTTGTGGTCACGCAGACGTATAAATCGAGGTTTTCAGAAGAGAAAGGTTGCGGGGGGGTTGggtgatttttgtatttttaaaggaatgattcagtcattttttttgATGTGTTAAATGAGAAGATCAACACCACTATCGTATTTGTCTGTTAAAATATGGCGCTACAGCCAGCAGTCATTtcatttatcttatcttagattagcatagcatagcatagcatagcatagcataacGACTGGAATACAACACCCACGCTGACAACAGGCtagttgttttggtttttatacAAACTCAACTTACAATGCAAAACATGTTAGCTAATGAACTTTAGAGGTGCTGGAAGGCAGCGTTTTGTTACTTTTGTCCAGAGCCATGCTAGCTGCTTCTTCGTTccctgtctttatgctaagctaagctaaatgCCTGATGGCTGTAGTTTCAGCGTAGATTAACTTAGCATAGCATAAAGCCtagaaacagagggaaaatcTCCATTATAGTACCACTGAAGCTAACTAAATAACATATAGTTTGTTCCGTATACATTGAAAACcaacttgctgtagtttttatATAGATTCAACTAACAGGGTATGACAGGTTAGCTAACGTACTTAAGACATGCCGTTACCTTTGAACAGAGCCATGCTAGCTGTTTCTCTCGGtatccagtctttatgctaagctaagcttaGCCAAATGcctgctggctgtagcttcacattttaaaatgatttgattttaaatgatttgatttaaaatgcgCTTATTCGCTGTCTTGCCAAGAGTTCGATCGATTGCAGTCTGGTGGCCGAACGCTCACTAAACACAGACTTCATATTGACGAGGAGTCGGAGAGAAAAAGCACCTTTCGTCGATCTTTAGATGAGCAGAGCAGACAAAGATGCCAGTTGTCGGAGAACGCGTTTGCATTTAATAGTGAaggaaaagccatgtggcctttttatacagtatgtctTCGCATGAGGGTGAGCAGggcaacataaacacatgcatgcTTCATGTGCAACCACCTGGACCACGTTTTTGTACTGTAACCTGTATTCTTGAAACCCTCTCCCATCGATGGCTACTTTGTCTCTTGTTTTTGGACAGTTTGAAAGTTGACAAATTGTCAAGGAGAATTGATTTTTtaaggttttttgtttttatatggaGAAAATGTGAACACATTTGATAATGTAACCTAAAAACAGACAATGAACACTTGGCTGTGAGGTGAATTGGGGATGGACGGTGCATGGAAACTGTCTGAGAAGATGGTTTGTGAAATGGTCTCTGCAAATATGGGGGTGTCTCAGGACTGACTGCACCTTTCGTTGCTCAGTGACAAGGAAGTCGGTTTGAGGGAGCCGCCCCGTGCATTACACCCGTCTCCATCGCAGCAGAGGACGTTGATGATACAGTACACTCATGATGTATGTGAATACTTTGTAAAAATGCAGAAGcacattctgtctttttattattattatacatggACAAATTCCTGATTTCTTGTCATAATACCAGCTGATATTTTACAGTGATTTAAAGAAGtgagaagattaaaaaaaaaaaactttttgtaagattctgtatttttcaaaatacCTAGCTGTTTTATACAAACACTTTTCGTTGGAGAGTCGGGTTGACTTTGGGAATTTTCAGACCCTTTTGTCTCTTTGACATTTGGATAATTTGTTTGTCCGTGTGGTTTGAGCCTCACATATTCTGTCTGTATTATTTCCtcttaaaagtatttattttaaggAGCCGTCATGTGGGTTTGCACAGACGgcacaaatgttttaatatgttGACTGATGAGTGCTTGTCAATTTCTTCATTGAAATAAAATACCATATATTATAGTTGTTTTACCTGTTGGCATTTTGTAAAGCAGATACTCTGAACATTGTTCATCACATGAACTATTCAAAACTTGTCCAATCTTCCCATCTCTgctggattttgttttttgatgaTCAATACTAAAGGTTTCAcatcaatataatatatatagttaACTCCTGTCAGAcatgtaaatgtatgtttttactgGTTCCATCTTTTGCAGCTAATTCCTTGtaagttttctttaaattttccTAAAATTAGCTGAGATTTTCCTGTAAATTAGAGGAATATTTCtaagaaagacaaaaagtcGACAAAAGGCATTAATATGGGTTAAAATGATAGTGATACCAATATTTCATGTGTCTTTGTATCAAAGTCATTACAAATCCaaattttccttttctttcttggAAACTGATGGATATTGCTAGATAGAAACTTCACCAAATATCAAATTGTCTACTTTtccttaaaaacacaaaagtaacaACAAGGTCCCTTTTAACTCTAGCAACAAACACTTTATTAATTTCCAAAATACTTGATAATGATTTTGTGGCCTTTCTTGAAGTAATTTACAGCTGAATACCAGCTAATTACTAAACTTAACATTCACACTTTCATTCGTGTAAACCAGTAACGTACTCCACTCCACAAAGAGGCACTGCTTTTGTTCCGTACACACTATCTGACAAATTCACAGGAGTTAACTTGCTTTATTTCCACCTCACCACCCACTTAGAGATCCGGAGCAGAGGTGAAAGCAGTTCCTTTCCAGTTTCTCTGAAAGTCTCCACTGTCTCCGCTGGAGATGCAGAGAAgcaaaggagagaaggaaaggggGCAGAGGAAGTGAAGTAGACCCCAGCACTGCTTTGAAGCCATGCCAGCAGTTTGCATTAGCTTGCAGTTTGGATGATGTTCAGTGTAGGCGGATTTGGGGAAGAGGAAAATGAGCTTTTAACGTAAAGGCTGCGAGAGGTCCCTCACTCCACAGTCCTGTTTTTCACTTAGTGTACATTAGATGGTCTTCTTAAAAACCTGTAATCGCAAATCTCTCAGTGCAATTTTGTccttttaaatatcaaaacaagATCTGTTCTAAGGAAACAAGACTTTCCTCTGCTGGCGTGTTGCGTTCAGAGGATATTGCCAATAGTCAAGCTGTTTTTAAGTTTCCCCTGCTGTGAGGGGGAGCATTCATTTCAGGGAGGGGTCCTCTGGTCAGGACAGTCACCTACCAAAAGTAAATGACTGAAGTTAAAGTGTATAGGATCCAAAAGCCATACTAACAACCACAAACATCTTGGCGCAGGGCGTACAACCAACAGCCCTGTGCTGCTCCGAGGCAAAGCAGGGTGAAAATAGAAACAGATAATTACTTGTTTGAaatctcagtgtttcccatgCGGAGCAGAGCCATGTGCAGCTCGGTGTACAGTACTGCCCTTtggcttttctctctttcaaatgaccccccccccccccaatgcttGGTAAATGATTTACAGGTACAGTCACGTTCTCACGCACACTGTGCACACAATAAAGCTGTTCCTGCTTGGTGAGCTCACCCAACCTTTGGTCAACGTGTGCTGAGAGTCAGATGCCAGCTGAgtaaaaggaggaggaggaggaggaggaggaggtggtggtggtggtggtggaagcGGGGAAGAGCCCAACCCATGAGGCCTTCCTCGCCCATAAGAAAACACTACACATCAAAGAGGAGCTGTGGTTTATGAAGCGGTGCCGTGCTGTCGTGCCTCGTACTGAGGATGAAGAATTCTGCCTGACAGTGCGGGAACTGAAGCAGGGTGGTAGCTACACACTGCACAttagtgtgtgttggtgtcCTACAGCAGTGGAAAACACCCGAGCTGCACAGGAGAGGTTTACTCACGAGTCGGACGAGTCACCTGACAGGAGTCCAACTGGTTGAGCACAAAGGTTTATTCACTACTttgaccaaaaacaaaaaaaatctttaagcTTAATCTAGCTCTTTTTTCCAGATAATGTAATTGGCAAGCACCATTTCTTTCCAGAATGACCTATTTTATGaatgacaaaaatataatataatacccAAATACTTTTTCCATGATCTTTGAGTATTATAAAGATATTTctgccatgaattattcaaaaaCAAACCATCCATCACTCTCAGACGTCTCCACCCCTCCCGTCCCTCTAAACTAAAGGGTAATAGATGTGACTCACTGATTTAATATCACTGCAAAGGTGTAATTGGACGTCATTCTTGAATATGCTGATAACTAACACATATGCTATACATAAATCATTACAAATATCTGAAACCTCAAACGAGACCTTAACCACGCATGGAATGAGTCATGTAATTTATTTAGAGCCTGGCTTTATTCACTCACTGTGCAACATCTACTGTTGCATGGAATTATATCTTTATGCAGACTTTTATGTCCAAATTGAATTAAGAGCTTTTACAACTCCACACATCAAGATAGGGAGTGCTTCAATTATCTATTATCCATTCATAAACTCATAACATAATCAAATGCTCCATAACACCTTACTTACTAagcatattttattataaacagTGACTGTTTTTTCTTAGATTGCCTGACTCACTGATGGACCAGGacccagctgctgcagcagaagctgcagcacagaACGCCAAAGACCAGCCAAGCGCAACTGGAAGATTTATTATTTGGAAAGAAAAGGGAGGACAGCCTCTCCTACGTATTGATTTATGCATTCCCTCTGATCTACATCCCTCCAGTCATTGATTgatagttttcatttcactttttaaagcCAGTCAAGTGAGACCAGAATCAGTGGCCAGGGTTAAAGGTCAGTCAGACCCACCATGGCCACTTGCCAGCAGTAGCTCGCTGCAAGGGCCTGGATCAATTCCTGACCTGGATTAATGGAATGACACACACCAGCCTGCGAGGGAGGAGCACGGGAGGTGTTCACAGgccaaacacccacacacacactacaatgAAATATCTGATTGATTGTTATGAATGTGCTTAAAATACAAGATGTTTGATTCCTCCAAACAGAAGCAGAGTAAATCTAACACCTCAAGTTAAAACCACACAAGCAATAAccaataatgttttattattgagACATTTCTGACAAACAGAGAATTCAAACAACACGTTTTAGTTGTCCAACACATCACTAATTTCAGTATTGTCCAAACGTTgggtttttaatttacaaaatatcaCACTTCAGGAAAATTGTGTGCTGATATTTACTTTGAGTTTGAAAAATCCAAGAGATTTAATGAATTTGAAGAGACAATaattctgtttgtcttttccctTTAATTTAACCTTAACTAGATATTTGAATACTTTTATCATCTGgatattgtttttatctcttATTGTGTGACAGTTGTCTTGTTTGATGAATTTCATGCTGTCTTTTTGTCCACGGTCTCTCTTTAAAAAGCGATTTTTAACCTCCATGAGATTACCTGgttgaatgaaagaaaaaaaaaagaaagataaatattattacttttaatatATAAGGACTTTTATATAAAATCGGTTCTTTGGGAGGTTATCCGTATTATTCAGCTCACACAGAGAGATGTTTAGAGCTGAAACATAGTGCAGCATTTATCAGCTAAAAATCTGATCTTTGTTGATGTTGatccctcaggagttggtggagaccaaaaacagagctacgAGAGAATAATAGATCTAAAATCATCAAGTGGCAAAAACATGGCTCCATATGAAGGATTATGATGCTACGTAATTAATAGATGATCTATAAATGGGTTGA
Protein-coding regions in this window:
- the traf4a gene encoding TNF receptor-associated factor 4a produces the protein MPGFDYKFLEKPKRRFQCPLCSKAMREPVQVSTCGHRFCDTCLQEFLSEGVFKCPEDQLPLDYAKIYPDPELEQQILALPIRCIHSEEGCRWTGQMKQLQAHFTTCAFNVIPCPNRCSVKLTRRDLPDHLQHDCPKRKVKCEFCGSEFTGEAYENHQGVCPQESVYCENKCGARMMRRLLSQHSLAECPKRTQPCKYCGKEFVFDTIQNHQYHCPRFPVQCPNQCGTPNIAREDLANHVKDNCGSALVLCPFKDAGCKHRCPKLAIGRHLEDTTKSHLTMMCNLVGRQRQEILELRREMEELSVSHDGVLIWKLNDYTRKLQEAKLRSNHEFFSPPFYTHRYGYKLQVSAFLNGNGSGEGSHLSVYIRVLPGEYDSLLEWPFSYKVTFSIMDQSDPSLSKPQHITETFNPDPNWKNFQKPSSTRNSLDESTLGFGYPKFISHEEIKKRNYVRDNCIFVKASIEIPQKIMA